From Daucus carota subsp. sativus chromosome 6, DH1 v3.0, whole genome shotgun sequence:
CTTCTCTCGTCTACCAAGAAGACAATGGTACTGGTCCTCGGAAAAATCCTTTGTTGTGGTTGACTTCAAAGATTTGTTCATGAAGAGTCTCTCTTTCCTATTGTTTGATGTTAGCCAAAGTCGTGACAGGTGGAGCGTATTTGACCGTGGCCTGGAACTGAGTGAGGAACCATTGATAAGCGCTATTTCTGGAAGTGGCTGCGGGAAGTCGACATCGAACAAGATCGGGTATCTGGTAGACCCCCATCTCGACATTGAACCTGCCAAGAAACTCAACAACATCGGAGTTGCCATGAAATTTAGGATATGGTGTCGTGTTTCTGTAGTTGGTGGGTAGAGGAGCTTCGATTACTTCAGCGGAGAATGGTAAGAAGGCCTGACTTAGAAGTGACGTCTGATCTCCTTCGAAGTGTGCCAAGATTTTCCTAAGGTTGTTGATATTGACATCACCGATCCCTGAATGTTCTGGATATTAGGTTGGACATGCGTTGTAGATGGGATTCCTCCTGTAGCTATGAGGTCGCTTGGCGGCGGAGCAAGGAGATTCGACGTggcaagatttgatgatggAGCATGAGTTGATGATGGAGCGAGAGAATTGGCCGATGAAGAAGCTAGAAGAGTTGACAGTGTCAGAGCTTGCTGATGATGAGGCGTGAAGAACTGATGGTGTCGGAGCGAGATGATTTGCTGATGTCTGTTCTCGAGTTGTTTGTTGATCTGAGCATCCATGAAATTGAAGTGAAGCAAGTCTGTGCCTTAGGGCGTGCCCTATCAGGGGGATGCGCGCTTCTCGATATATTATTCCTTCTTGCAAGGGATAGAACCAACACAATATACGGTATACAAGTATCAAGGAGAACGTTTACCTTAAGGCGCGCCCTGTTAGGGGCAGGCGCGCTTATACTAACATTCTTCCTCCCTGCAAAGGATCCAATCAACACAACATGTCGTATACAAGTAATAAGAAGAATGTTTACCTTAAGGCGCGCCCAGTCAGGGGAAGGCGCGCTCCTCGATATCTTGTGTCAGCCATGGGACTTGCTTCCTTTCGAAACCCTTAAAAAGTCTCCAGATCCGAAAATCACGCTTCCCTCATGTGTTGACCTCTGGAACCTTCGCTCCGATCTTGCCTTCATCTTTCGCCCTCACAACCTTGCCTTGTTCAATATCGATAACAAACAACCATGTTTACCGTCGTCTTTCCTCTCTGAACATACTTCTCCATCGAACCCGTCTTCTTTTCCCTCGTAACGGACTTCTCCTTCGATCCCGtcttcttctcttttgaacaGACTTCTCAGATAATTCATCGTTACTCACCATGATTGCCGGCGACTAGGCGATCGTCCGTCGTAGACTGACGTTGTCTCCATCTGTTATCACAATTGCCTGTTCCTGGGGAGTGCTTCCGACCGGTGTATAATCGACGGGAGTATTATTGCCTCCTCCTGATCTTGGATCGGGCGGTTGGTTCCCGTCGGGCGTCGTCTCGCCGTGGTTCGACATCTTTCTCCTTGATGGAAAATCTTGAActacccctccttctagcgccaatttgttaacggagaaaactggtaggttaacgaagatgaggttcgcggcgtggatcaagattcttgttggcgagaatgtaggaagcggttggttgtttgttatagtggtggctgcaattgtaagcaaagggttcaagattgctaattggaatagctctcaagaatggtcgatgcctacaatctgcctacgtacccctatttataggggatcaagccggcacgtagttctttctcctaagagacccatgtgggctgggcctccccttctagaatcttcctcccgaaaggagcccaatacgatgaggcctagctctaaagcttaccccaaatgcatgggCACTaccctactccccgacagggacaacccgccagactacagagataggaccCTTCAGGGTGTGTCTTCTCTTcatcctctacctcccaagggGGACAAcccctcagactacaaggtagggctTTCATATTTCAACAGTAGGATCTACTTATACTTAAGGGCGTCCTCCTAAACAAAAAGTATCTCTTCCTGCCCTTATAATTCTCTGCGTACGAAACTATCCTCAGCAAGTGGGCGCGCccaaaagatagggcgcgccctatcttttgacAGGGTCACTTCGAAATCGTGTTGATCTTGACTCTCCTGGCCCAAATAGACCTTCTTCTGTGGGCCCGACCCATTTAGTTAATCTtcataattttgcatataacaAGAGGCATAAGCAAAAGCAACAAAATGAATCattgtttttttaaatcaaaattttagcaGAATCAAGTCTCTTACAATACAATTGATAAAAACCAAGACATATCAACATAAGAACTATGCttttttatatctttaaaaagaaaaacttgCATAGAATTCAATCAGAAAAGTATAACAAACTCATATTGCAGCAAGAACGATACTACAAACAAGAAGTTTCAGTCACCCAGATTATAAAAGTTTAcctgtaaatttatatttaacatgTCTCGTCCACAGCCATTGAGTCATGCAGCACGAAGAAAGACAACCTAAACAATCTGAACGAGTGACTTGTCCAGTAAAAGCCATTCAGATCCTCATTTACTTGTTAACAAATGAGGCCTTACTGGTGTAATGCACACTTTGCCTGAAATTTAAACTTTtagcatttaaaaataataaaaagtcgCTCATCGAGAAGGAAAAAAGAGGTTATTTCGAATATTGCGTCTCTTATACAGAAATAAGTACACgttatatgatatttttgtaCCAACTGCACTTGAAAGATGCCAAAATCTTCAGGTTCACCTTGTTATATTCTAACACTATTGTGCAATGTAATTTTACATTTTACCTGTATACATCGCTATACATGTATCTGAAAATGTGTACAGTATATATAGGCAGAACTGGTAAGTTCTACAATTTCTCAACTGGAAATCCTATCACGGGTTTTGTTTCAGTTGCCAATGCGCGAAGCTCATCAATCTCTTCTGTGTTGAGTATCCACCCGAGTGCTCCACCAAACTCTTTCGCCTGCTCTGCGTTTTTAGCCCCTGGAATAGGGATAACATTCTCCTGGGCTATGAGCCAATTTAGGGCTACCTGTCGAGGGCATTCGATTTATTAGCAAATTTTTATCTcagaatgtgtgtgtgtgtgtgtgtgtgtgtgtgtgtgtgtgtgtgtgtgtgtgtattaacaTTAAATTTGGCACATTACTTAAGATACGAAAGATTTTGTTTGTGTATACCATTGAAATAGCTGTTAAAGTATTTAAAATGTCTACTCAACTCAGTGTTACACAATAGATTCACGCAAAATAAATTTTTGGGgccaaaattttattcaatttaacATCAGCAAGCAtgtcaagcatttttattcataacacCACCAAAATAGTTCTTATGAATACATGGGAAGAGTATCCCAAAAAAATGAGCTACTACCCAATGGCATCACAGTTGTTTCAAATGATTATTTGAACAACTTTATAATTAAAGCATTTTTCCCCTTCTAATATATCACAGTATAACAAATATGCTGAACTGAAGTTTTGTGATATGGTAATAGTAATAGTTAGTAATGGCACAAGAGGGAACCTGTGTAGGGGTCTTATTATATTTCTCCCCGATCTCCTTTATTCTGCTTACTAGAGGTTGGAGCTGCATAGCGCAAATATACTCTCAGACATTGAATTAGGAAGCTGGACTGCTGGATGCCTATATTCTTATACATTAAAATCATCTTACCTTCGTTAAAAATTCGGGTGTATAAATCCTTCCTCGGGGACCACTTGGAGGATTATCTGGTGTATACTTTCCTGTCAGCGCACCTGCATGGTAGGAAGGGCTATGAATATACTATAAATAGTCTTGAAAAGAATATATTGTCTGTGCATGAACGATTCATATATCATAAGTATGTAGTTTAACTTTTCACCTTGAGCAATAGGTGAATAGGCAATTAAACTGACCCCAAGTTCATCACAGGTAGCCTTCACACCATTCTCCTCTGGTATCCTGTATATGAGACTGTAATTTACTTGATTGGAAGCAAGTGGGATGCCTCTCTTTTTAAGCTGCTCATATGCACCCCGAAGACGCTTTTCTAGATTCAGcattaattttgaaagtatttaGCACACGTTTCATAATATACCATGGGATAAGTTGTGCCGTGTAGAGACAAGAGCAGTAAAGAAAAAATGCTCAAGGGTGATACCAAAGTAGATCTGACTAGTAAAATACGAGAGCTATCTAAAGATCTCCAGTTTGAAGGATAATATACCACTATAGTTCGATACGCCAACAGCCTTCACAAGACCCTGCTCCACAGCATCTCCAAGACCATCAAGATATCCTGAGGTTCATACTCCAACATAATATGCCACTTTATATCTATTCATGTCTTTGCATTAAAATAATTGCTAAATAGCATATAGAAAATAACCTTCATTTCCCCATATTCCTGGCCTGAAAATCAGAATAAAGACACTGGGATGAGTTACTGTTTAATATATAGTCTATCTGAGGAGATTGAGTACAAACCAATGCAATTGATAGAGCTCCACTGAAGAAAGCTCTAGCCTGGAGAGAGAATCTTTTAGAGCAGCTAGGACACTCTGACGACCAAGTCTCCATGGCAATGCTGCAAATTTAGTAGCAACAGCTACATCAACTCCTGGATCCCGTTCCTTCCTCTCCTTAATAAATCTTCagcagaatgattaatttataaaacaaggaAAGACCGAAGCGAGTTCAagcgtaattaaattataggTTTTCAGGTATCCAAAAAAAGTGAGAGAATTCTTGAATTACCTTCCTAGCAATGTTTCAGAATTTATTGCACCAAAAGAGAACTGAAAGCACAGAACATAAATAGATTTTATTTTCAGAGACCTTTTACATAGAAAATTGTATAAATGCGAGAAGCACTGTCATGAAAATTTCTCACCCGTAATTaggaaaaaaacaaaagaaaaggagAATCATTTCTCACCCTTGATCCATAAACTTCAGCAGTATCAAAGAACGTAATACCAGAATCCACACTGACATCAAAAGCAGCTTTGGCTGCTTTCATCATTCTATCTGCCATAATAAGAAAGAACGGAATAAGCAGCGTGCAACTAAAGTATTACAGGCTACTTGCAAAAATAAAGGAAAGTATTTTAGCATGTCCAACATCACTCCCAGCTTAAGTTTGATTTTAGagtaaaaaggaaaaaaataagagcaagtccaataggtgtgctaaatcaagtcttaaatccgaaaatagggaatatgggataaaattgtattccaacactatgctagtgatgtgctaaatcactagcacaagcctccccttccctatttttagaatatgctagccacttctaaactatttttatcattaaaatattcatttccctctctcctccacatcatttccctctctcttttttcctctttccctcttttttaatattattataataatagggaatggatatagggagtactattggagctcatgtactaaatcttgtgctaaatcactaagacatattattttataatatttttagggaacctcttagcatagtgttggacttgctctaatgtaGGGCATTCCTTCCCAAAAGTGTGAAAACTTGGAGAAAGAGAGAAGCATGAAAATAGTTCAGACACAATAAACACTGTCCATCATAGTAAAAAGTGTATGTCTCCTTTATGTCTGAAACTTTTATATTGTCTATTTCGAATAGTTAAGAGACAAAGGAAACACTACTTCCAAGTTCTTACCCTTCATTTTCTGTTAGGTGGTTTACTTTTCATTTATCTACCTTCAAGACttggatgatattatattatatcgtTAAGCACACACGAAAAATTGATGTCATGTTTAAATAGAATCTAAGCCATTACAGTTAGAgcttaacattttttttcaatccTAATGACCCCATTATTTATGTCTGGCATTCACCCTACGATGCCTAAGTAGAAGTATGATGATACTTCCATATTTAATCCACGAGGAAAACAGTAATAACTCCTACTATGGCATGAACAAGCTGGATCTTCATGCATTGAACTTATTGCGATGTGAAGATATTATAAGAAATCATAGACTACACTCTCTACTTTGATTGTTATCAACAGATCCAACACATAAGCATGATCCACATTTTAAGCAAGCAGAACTATTCCGACCCATGGCTCTAAAGTTTAAATGATGAAGGCCCAATATTTGCAGCAACGAGAAAAGAAAGAATTTGAACACTATGGAAAGTTGGTAACATATATCAAAGTTAATTAACCTGGATAAAACAGAAAGAAGgtattattaattgaaaaagaCTAAAATATAGCActgtgatttaaaaaaaaaaaaaaggagtgaACGAgaaagggagagggagagggtgagagggagagggagggggagggggagggggagagagagagagagagagagagagagagaggggggggggagagagggagagggggagagggggagggggagggggagagggggtgccgagagagagagagaccatCCCATTCAAAGTTGTTCCAGTAGCTAGTATCACCCCAAGACCAAGCACCAATCCCAAGCTTTGTGACCTTCAAATCAGAATTACCCAACTTGACTTTATCTTGGTTCACTGTACTGGTGGTAGCAGCGTATTCTTCGGAAGCAACTGCTCTGATTCTTTGGTGAAATTTTCTTTGGCTACTCAAAGCATGAAAGCAAGCACTGCTGCTCATGTACATAGCCattgaaacaaaattttcaagTGAATGTGTGATTACATATCCAGAGACATAGAGATATGCTCAACAACTCGTTGGTCTCGGACTCGACACGTTTAGACaccaaaatttatatcaaaatggTTTCGGCCACAAATAATATACTACGACACTGCTATTGTTTCTCGGGTCCGGGTCTCGGTCCGCCAGGATTatattaaaactttaatatttCCAACGAAAGCGCTGGACGACTAGCGCTGGATATGAGAATCTCCGttcagcgctaaaaaagcgctagACATGTTAAACTTTTAGTATGATCCTAATCGCTTAGATATTCATCAAACGACCCAAAGCCTATATGTTGGTTAACTGCTCCACAGCAATTAATGGCTG
This genomic window contains:
- the LOC108228026 gene encoding uncharacterized oxidoreductase At1g06690, chloroplastic translates to MAMYMSSSACFHALSSQRKFHQRIRAVASEEYAATTSTVNQDKVKLGNSDLKVTKLGIGAWSWGDTSYWNNFEWDDRMMKAAKAAFDVSVDSGITFFDTAEVYGSRFSFGAINSETLLGRFIKERKERDPGVDVAVATKFAALPWRLGRQSVLAALKDSLSRLELSSVELYQLHWPGIWGNEGYLDGLGDAVEQGLVKAVGVSNYSEKRLRGAYEQLKKRGIPLASNQVNYSLIYRIPEENGVKATCDELGVSLIAYSPIAQGALTGKYTPDNPPSGPRGRIYTPEFLTKLQPLVSRIKEIGEKYNKTPTQVALNWLIAQENVIPIPGAKNAEQAKEFGGALGWILNTEEIDELRALATETKPVIGFPVEKL